Proteins co-encoded in one Vibrio fortis genomic window:
- the kduD gene encoding 2-dehydro-3-deoxy-D-gluconate 5-dehydrogenase KduD gives MIANTFNLTGKVAIVTGCNTGLGQGMALGLAQAGCDIVGVNISEPTETRSLIEAEGRKFVDVRANLMKLDDIPTVIDKAVTELGRIDILVNNAGIIRRNDAIEFTEQDWDDVMDINIKSLFFMSQAVAKQFIAQGEGGKIINVASMLSFQGGIRVPSYTASKSGVMGVTRLMANEWAKHGINVNAIAPGYMATDNTAALRADEKRNSEILERIPAERWGTPQDVAGPVVFLSSDAAAYVNGYTLAVDGGWLAR, from the coding sequence ATGATTGCAAATACATTTAACCTTACAGGCAAAGTCGCTATCGTAACTGGTTGTAATACAGGCCTTGGTCAAGGCATGGCATTAGGCTTAGCACAAGCTGGCTGTGATATTGTTGGTGTCAACATTTCGGAGCCGACAGAAACTCGTTCTCTAATTGAAGCTGAGGGTCGTAAGTTCGTCGATGTACGCGCCAATCTGATGAAGCTAGATGATATTCCGACGGTGATCGACAAGGCAGTGACTGAGCTAGGTCGTATCGATATTCTTGTAAATAATGCAGGTATTATTCGTCGTAATGATGCTATCGAATTTACAGAGCAAGACTGGGATGATGTTATGGATATTAATATCAAATCATTGTTCTTTATGTCTCAAGCTGTAGCTAAACAGTTCATTGCCCAGGGTGAAGGCGGCAAAATCATCAATGTCGCATCAATGCTTTCGTTTCAAGGTGGTATTCGCGTGCCATCTTACACAGCTTCGAAGAGTGGTGTTATGGGTGTGACTCGTCTTATGGCAAATGAATGGGCTAAGCATGGGATTAATGTTAATGCGATTGCACCAGGTTACATGGCGACCGACAACACAGCAGCTCTTCGTGCTGATGAGAAACGTAACTCTGAAATTTTAGAGCGCATTCCTGCAGAGCGCTGGGGTACGCCACAAGATGTTGCAGGTCCAGTAGTATTCTTGTCTTCTGATGCTGCGGCATACGTTAATGGATATACACTGGCTGTTGACGGTGGCTGGTTAGCTCGCTAG
- a CDS encoding RpiB/LacA/LacB family sugar-phosphate isomerase: MKIALMMENSQAAKNATIWDELTSVAEQQNHTVYNVGMNDEHDHHLTYIHLGIMASLLINSKAVDFIVTGCGTGQGAMLSLNAHPNVVCGYCLDPSDAFLFNQINNGNAISLAFAKGFGWAAELNARYIFEKAFTGNRGEGYPIERRAPQQENANILNSIKAATSKDNYLDTLRAIDVELLKTAVSGLRFQECFFEHCQDEEIKTFVRGLVA, encoded by the coding sequence ATGAAAATTGCGTTAATGATGGAAAATAGCCAAGCAGCTAAGAATGCAACTATTTGGGATGAGCTAACATCTGTTGCAGAACAGCAAAACCATACGGTTTATAACGTAGGTATGAATGACGAACACGATCATCATTTGACGTACATTCACCTCGGTATCATGGCGAGCTTACTGATAAATTCAAAAGCTGTCGATTTTATCGTGACTGGTTGTGGTACTGGGCAAGGTGCGATGTTATCTCTCAATGCACACCCAAATGTTGTGTGTGGTTACTGTTTAGATCCTTCGGATGCATTCCTTTTCAATCAGATTAACAATGGCAATGCCATTTCTCTTGCATTTGCCAAGGGCTTTGGCTGGGCTGCGGAACTGAATGCTCGTTACATTTTTGAGAAAGCATTTACTGGTAATCGTGGTGAAGGTTACCCTATTGAACGTCGTGCTCCGCAGCAAGAAAACGCAAACATTCTGAACAGCATCAAGGCTGCGACTTCAAAAGACAATTATTTAGACACACTTCGTGCTATTGATGTTGAACTACTCAAAACGGCTGTTTCTGGTCTGCGATTCCAAGAATGTTTCTTTGAACATTGTCAGGACGAAGAGATTAAAACCTTCGTACGTGGTTTAGTCGCCTAA
- a CDS encoding DNA repair protein has translation MNIGLIIALVAILLVLVLGYNIMLQYKVKVETAKKQESSRYLTIIDGTEELIGNAHHMPFSQDLLVCLNTRILDSLENMYQLDPKNKQLAQRIESVKQQITQLKENYQGGESTAFRVPSSDKQAIMMLKLVKRLRDTIRSEHNKGRFETQAYVAENARLETIQIRINIENVIKRANDSIARGQPGTAIQLLRKGIDALTTKNDPYSNQAREKLQEMLNDLDQKRQDRNAQELQQMESKEREDDMDALFGQKKKW, from the coding sequence ATGAATATTGGTTTAATTATTGCCTTAGTAGCCATTCTTTTGGTGTTGGTATTGGGCTACAACATCATGCTTCAGTACAAAGTTAAGGTGGAAACAGCGAAGAAACAGGAATCTTCTCGTTATTTGACCATTATCGATGGAACGGAAGAACTGATTGGTAACGCGCATCACATGCCGTTTAGCCAAGACCTGCTAGTGTGTTTAAACACACGAATCCTCGACTCGCTTGAAAACATGTATCAGCTGGACCCAAAGAACAAACAGCTCGCTCAGCGTATTGAGAGTGTGAAGCAACAAATCACTCAGCTCAAAGAGAATTACCAAGGTGGCGAAAGCACGGCTTTCCGTGTACCGAGTAGCGATAAGCAAGCCATCATGATGCTGAAGTTGGTTAAGCGCCTGCGCGACACAATTCGTAGTGAACACAACAAAGGCCGTTTCGAGACTCAAGCGTACGTTGCAGAGAATGCTCGTCTAGAGACAATCCAGATTCGAATCAACATCGAGAACGTAATTAAACGTGCGAACGACTCAATTGCTCGCGGTCAGCCTGGCACAGCCATTCAACTGCTACGCAAGGGCATCGACGCACTGACCACGAAAAACGATCCATATTCAAATCAGGCTCGCGAAAAGCTACAAGAGATGCTTAACGACCTTGATCAAAAGCGCCAAGATCGCAACGCACAAGAACTTCAACAAATGGAGTCAAAAGAACGCGAAGACGATATGGATGCACTATTTGGTCAGAAGAAGAAGTGGTAA
- a CDS encoding SAM-dependent methyltransferase encodes MQSKFQTLDTFLYQHQVYWRSEPFHLCQQDELPWRHYNEALFAWLQSLDEQQIQVYKDQPDSLAEELGGFFPDLNDIVDVIQIPTLNREGLDLPKGTDTGIPGRKLEQIMSMSEAVLGHHKGNEWLEWCSGKGFLGRILSQQSKQPVTSFEWQQSLCDSGQAIADVQQLPMQFVQGDAFSEDANKVFNHNQHAVALHACGDLHVTLLNKVVNYSLPAVTISPCCYHLIQSERYQAMSTVAQSAQLSLSKSDLRIPLQETVTGGERVKRHRQLEMSFRLGFSQLLKRELGVLEYLPVPSIKKSELAEGFEAFCWWAANQKEIALPSGLDFDFYERLGEQLFWNMERLSLVQQVFRRPLEMWLTLDRALYLEEQGYQTSVEQFCERHITPRNILIRGWKVDK; translated from the coding sequence ATGCAATCTAAATTCCAAACTCTCGATACCTTTCTTTATCAACATCAGGTTTATTGGCGATCTGAACCGTTTCATCTTTGCCAACAGGATGAGCTCCCGTGGCGACATTACAACGAGGCTTTGTTTGCTTGGCTGCAGTCACTCGATGAACAGCAAATTCAGGTGTACAAAGATCAGCCTGATTCCTTGGCTGAAGAGTTAGGTGGATTTTTCCCCGACTTAAATGACATTGTTGATGTTATACAGATACCAACATTAAACCGAGAAGGGTTAGATCTACCCAAAGGAACGGATACAGGCATACCTGGGCGGAAACTTGAGCAAATCATGTCGATGAGTGAAGCCGTATTGGGTCATCACAAGGGCAATGAATGGCTTGAGTGGTGTTCTGGTAAGGGGTTTCTTGGTCGGATTCTATCGCAGCAATCGAAACAACCCGTGACCAGTTTTGAATGGCAACAATCTTTGTGTGACAGTGGTCAGGCGATTGCCGATGTACAGCAATTACCGATGCAGTTTGTTCAAGGAGACGCTTTCTCTGAAGACGCAAACAAGGTGTTTAACCACAATCAACATGCAGTGGCACTTCATGCTTGTGGTGACTTGCACGTGACTTTGCTTAATAAGGTTGTAAATTATTCGCTTCCTGCGGTTACGATTTCGCCATGTTGTTATCACTTGATTCAATCGGAACGCTATCAAGCGATGTCAACCGTAGCGCAATCTGCGCAACTCTCTTTATCTAAGTCCGATTTGCGAATTCCATTACAGGAGACTGTCACTGGCGGAGAGCGTGTTAAAAGGCATCGTCAATTGGAGATGAGTTTTCGATTAGGCTTTAGCCAGTTACTTAAGCGTGAGCTTGGGGTTTTAGAGTATCTACCAGTACCAAGTATCAAAAAATCGGAGCTTGCCGAAGGCTTTGAAGCATTCTGCTGGTGGGCTGCGAATCAAAAAGAGATAGCTTTGCCGAGTGGGCTGGATTTTGATTTTTATGAAAGGTTAGGGGAACAGCTTTTTTGGAATATGGAACGGCTTAGCTTGGTACAGCAAGTGTTTAGAAGACCATTAGAGATGTGGTTAACCTTGGATAGAGCGCTTTACCTAGAAGAACAGGGCTACCAAACGTCGGTTGAACAGTTCTGTGAAAGACATATCACACCACGTAATATTCTTATTCGAGGCTGGAAGGTGGATAAGTGA
- a CDS encoding YgjV family protein has translation MELRTEEVGQLLGILSYILGVSFFFQKDDRKLKKLMIVFYINHMIHFLFLGALVSALSSFISVLRTFVSIYTKSKYIASVFILVGAILSSSYMSKPYEMFGFLGMCIGTYSIFMLQGVLLRVGLLLGSILWLVNNIFVGSIGGVLLESTLIVVNLITIKRLYGDQVKSY, from the coding sequence ATGGAATTAAGGACTGAAGAAGTAGGGCAGTTACTTGGAATATTGAGTTATATTTTAGGTGTGTCTTTCTTTTTTCAGAAAGACGATAGAAAGTTAAAGAAGCTGATGATTGTATTCTATATCAATCATATGATTCACTTTCTATTTCTAGGTGCTTTAGTTTCCGCTCTGAGTTCTTTTATTTCTGTTTTAAGAACATTTGTCTCTATCTATACAAAATCTAAATATATAGCGTCTGTTTTTATTTTAGTGGGCGCTATATTGAGTAGCTCATACATGTCAAAGCCCTATGAAATGTTTGGTTTTCTTGGTATGTGTATAGGGACTTATTCAATATTTATGTTGCAAGGTGTCTTATTAAGGGTTGGGCTTCTTTTAGGTTCTATTCTTTGGCTTGTAAATAATATATTTGTTGGCTCAATTGGTGGAGTATTGCTAGAGTCGACATTGATCGTTGTAAATCTAATTACCATTAAAAGACTATATGGTGATCAGGTGAAATCGTATTAA
- the lrp gene encoding leucine-responsive transcriptional regulator Lrp encodes MADNYKKPSKELDRIDRNILNELQKDGRISNVELSKRVGLSPTPCLERVRRLERQGYITGYTALLNPQYLDASLLVFVEITLNRGAPDVFEQFNTAVQKLDDIQECHLVSGDFDYLLKTRVSDMGAYRKLLGDTLLRLPGVNDTRTYVVMEEVKQTNQLVIKTR; translated from the coding sequence ATGGCAGACAACTATAAGAAGCCGTCCAAGGAACTAGACCGTATCGACCGCAACATTCTTAATGAGTTGCAAAAAGACGGTCGTATTTCGAACGTTGAACTATCAAAACGAGTGGGTCTCTCTCCGACTCCGTGTCTTGAGCGTGTTCGTCGTTTGGAGCGTCAAGGGTACATTACAGGGTATACAGCGCTGCTTAATCCTCAGTACTTAGATGCATCACTATTGGTGTTTGTAGAAATCACATTGAACCGCGGTGCGCCAGATGTGTTTGAACAATTTAACACTGCCGTTCAAAAACTAGACGACATCCAAGAATGTCATTTAGTGTCGGGTGACTTTGACTACCTTCTAAAAACACGTGTATCGGATATGGGTGCTTATCGTAAACTTCTAGGTGACACGCTACTGCGTCTACCTGGTGTGAACGACACTCGAACTTACGTGGTAATGGAAGAAGTGAAACAAACCAACCAGCTGGTGATTAAAACTCGTTAA
- the ald gene encoding alanine dehydrogenase, translated as MIIGVPKEIKNHEYRVGMIPASVRELISHGHQVFVETNAGNGIGFSDDDYIAVGASILPTAADVFAKADMIVKVKEPQAVERAMLREGQILFTYLHLAPDFPQTEELIKSKAVCVAYETVTDNMGRLPLLAPMSEVAGRMSIQAGAQTLEKSHGGRGLLLGGVPGVEPAKVVVVGGGVVGANAARMAVGLRADVTILDRNVDTLRRLDEEFQGRAKVVYSTEDAIEKHVLEADLVIGAVLIPGAAAPKLVTKEHIAKMKPGAAVVDVAIDQGGCFETSHATTHAEPTYIVDDVVHYCVANMPGAVARTSTFALNNATLPYIVKLANKGYREALLEDKGFLEGLNVIHGKVTCKEVAESFDLEYVDPAEAIAMFN; from the coding sequence ATGATTATTGGCGTACCTAAGGAAATCAAAAACCACGAGTACCGTGTTGGTATGATCCCAGCTAGCGTGAGAGAACTAATCTCACATGGTCACCAAGTTTTTGTTGAAACCAATGCCGGTAATGGTATCGGTTTTTCAGACGATGATTACATCGCTGTAGGCGCATCCATTCTTCCTACTGCTGCTGACGTATTCGCGAAAGCAGATATGATTGTAAAGGTTAAAGAACCTCAAGCTGTCGAGCGAGCTATGCTTCGTGAAGGGCAAATATTATTTACTTATTTACACCTTGCACCAGATTTTCCACAAACTGAAGAGCTTATCAAGAGCAAAGCTGTCTGCGTAGCCTATGAGACTGTAACAGATAATATGGGTCGCTTGCCACTACTTGCGCCAATGTCTGAGGTTGCAGGTCGCATGTCTATTCAAGCGGGTGCACAAACTCTTGAAAAATCTCACGGCGGTCGTGGTCTTCTACTTGGCGGCGTTCCAGGTGTTGAGCCAGCAAAAGTTGTTGTTGTCGGCGGCGGCGTAGTAGGCGCTAACGCAGCTCGTATGGCTGTTGGTCTACGTGCTGACGTAACTATCCTAGATCGTAACGTTGATACACTTCGTCGCCTAGATGAAGAGTTCCAAGGTCGCGCAAAAGTGGTTTACTCTACTGAAGACGCTATCGAGAAGCACGTTCTAGAAGCTGACCTAGTTATCGGCGCTGTACTAATCCCAGGCGCAGCTGCTCCTAAACTAGTAACAAAAGAGCACATCGCTAAGATGAAGCCAGGCGCAGCTGTTGTTGACGTTGCAATCGACCAAGGTGGTTGTTTCGAGACTTCTCACGCAACAACACACGCGGAACCAACTTACATCGTTGACGACGTAGTTCACTACTGTGTTGCTAACATGCCAGGCGCTGTTGCTCGCACTTCAACATTCGCACTAAACAATGCAACACTTCCTTACATTGTTAAGCTAGCGAACAAAGGCTACCGTGAAGCTCTTCTAGAAGACAAAGGCTTCCTAGAAGGCCTAAACGTTATCCACGGTAAAGTAACTTGCAAAGAAGTTGCAGAAAGCTTTGACCTAGAATACGTAGACCCAGCTGAAGCTATCGCAATGTTCAACTAA
- a CDS encoding DNA translocase FtsK yields MFKESGNKVETIIKTSEEPQSSRLTGTQRLKECSLILGVLFSILLAVALLTFSPADPSWSQTAWGGDIQNAGGYVGAWLADTLFFVFGSLAYPLPILVTLAAWVLFRKRDEDETIDFMLWGTRLLGLTILLLTSCGLADINFDDIWYFSSGGVIGDVLTSLALPTLNVLGSTLVLLFLWGAGFTLLTGISWLSIVEWLGDSAIRLFTALVNKIRGHDQEVMEPELRETEQHDELQLESSNPPIEGVAEEVEERNDPLTSDPSLHFSATTEPEVEAPVAEPKRHFNIHMPEKAPEVAVKPSTVEVSEPVAFKQEVVEPQPVEASKPVEKPQPVYRAPEEPLEEGVERSKQLNATIEQLEHAAMDEDDLAEQAQAEAHHSQAAYQEYMQEQPAEPLFTPEPSIAVEQETEFNAEPMRSSEPTEAVSFTSEPDPEVVPEPMFIEQPVVESAIADDVTFEETPLHEPHVDEVEEPISDNGHQVEHQAEEPAIDLPWEEVTDEEPAHPDQDVAAFQNIVSEAQANMAAAQNPFLVQKEPNLPKPTSPMPTLELLYHPEKRDNFIDRDALEEIARLVESKLADYKIKAEVVDIFPGPVITRFELDLAPGVKVSRISSLSMDLARSLSAMAVRVVEVIPGKPYVGLELPNMSRQTVFFSDVVGSQQFIDAKSPTTVVMGQDIAGEAVIADIAKMPHVLVAGTTGSGKSVGVNVMILSMLYKATPEDLRFIMIDPKMLELSIYEGIPHLLSEVVTDMKDASNALRWCVGEMERRYKLMSALGVRNIKGYNDKLKMAAEAGHPIHDPLWQAGDSMDPEPPLLEKLPYIVVVVDEFADLMMVVGKKVEELIARLAQKARAAGIHLILATQRPSVDVITGLIKANIPTRVAFTVSTKTDSRTILDQGGAESLLGMGDMLYLPPGSSHTIRVHGAFASDDDVHAVVNDWKARGKPNYIDEITNGEQTPETLLPGEKMEGDEDVDPLFDQVVEHVVQSRRGSVSGVQRRFKIGYNRAARIVEQLEAQGIVSPPGHNGNREVLAPAPPKE; encoded by the coding sequence ATGTTCAAAGAGAGCGGCAACAAAGTCGAAACAATCATCAAAACGAGTGAAGAGCCTCAGTCTTCTCGTTTGACGGGTACCCAACGCTTAAAAGAGTGCAGTCTTATCTTAGGCGTACTCTTTTCAATTCTTCTGGCTGTTGCACTGCTGACGTTTAGCCCAGCAGACCCTTCTTGGTCTCAGACGGCTTGGGGCGGTGATATTCAAAATGCGGGCGGCTACGTTGGTGCTTGGTTGGCTGATACCCTATTTTTTGTTTTTGGATCTTTAGCTTACCCTCTACCGATTCTTGTTACGTTAGCGGCTTGGGTTCTTTTTCGTAAACGTGATGAAGATGAAACTATCGATTTTATGTTGTGGGGGACGCGTCTACTCGGCCTCACGATCCTTCTATTAACCAGTTGTGGTTTGGCTGATATCAACTTTGACGATATCTGGTACTTCTCATCAGGTGGTGTGATTGGTGATGTATTAACAAGCTTAGCTCTACCAACATTAAATGTCCTAGGTTCGACATTAGTTCTGCTCTTTTTATGGGGAGCAGGTTTCACGCTACTTACTGGTATCTCTTGGCTTAGTATTGTTGAATGGCTAGGCGACTCTGCTATTCGTTTATTTACCGCTCTTGTAAATAAAATTCGAGGTCACGATCAAGAGGTGATGGAGCCAGAGCTAAGAGAAACAGAACAGCATGATGAGCTGCAACTTGAGTCTTCAAATCCGCCGATTGAAGGCGTTGCGGAAGAAGTCGAAGAACGAAACGATCCACTGACGAGCGATCCGAGCCTACACTTCTCGGCAACAACTGAACCAGAAGTAGAAGCGCCGGTGGCAGAGCCTAAGCGTCACTTCAATATTCATATGCCAGAGAAGGCGCCTGAAGTTGCGGTTAAGCCATCTACAGTGGAAGTCAGTGAGCCAGTTGCGTTTAAGCAAGAAGTTGTTGAGCCTCAACCAGTAGAAGCGTCTAAGCCAGTTGAAAAGCCTCAACCTGTTTATCGTGCTCCGGAGGAGCCGTTAGAAGAAGGTGTTGAACGTTCTAAACAACTTAACGCGACAATTGAGCAGCTAGAGCACGCAGCGATGGATGAGGATGACTTGGCTGAGCAAGCGCAAGCAGAAGCTCATCATTCGCAGGCTGCTTACCAAGAGTACATGCAAGAGCAGCCAGCTGAGCCTCTATTTACTCCAGAGCCAAGTATTGCTGTTGAACAAGAGACAGAGTTTAATGCTGAACCGATGCGTAGCAGTGAACCAACAGAAGCTGTCTCTTTTACCTCCGAGCCCGATCCAGAAGTTGTGCCAGAACCTATGTTCATCGAACAACCTGTTGTTGAAAGCGCAATAGCTGATGATGTGACATTTGAAGAGACTCCATTACACGAGCCTCATGTTGATGAAGTCGAAGAGCCAATCTCTGACAATGGTCATCAAGTCGAACATCAAGCGGAAGAGCCTGCGATAGACTTGCCTTGGGAAGAAGTAACGGACGAAGAACCGGCACATCCAGACCAAGATGTTGCAGCGTTCCAAAATATCGTTTCTGAAGCGCAAGCGAATATGGCTGCAGCACAAAACCCGTTCTTGGTTCAAAAAGAGCCGAACTTGCCTAAGCCAACATCTCCGATGCCGACGCTAGAGTTGCTTTATCACCCAGAGAAGCGTGATAACTTTATCGACCGCGACGCATTAGAAGAGATTGCTCGTTTGGTGGAATCGAAGCTGGCTGATTACAAGATCAAAGCTGAGGTTGTCGATATCTTCCCAGGACCTGTGATTACTCGATTCGAGCTTGACCTTGCACCGGGTGTGAAAGTCAGCCGTATCTCGAGCCTGTCTATGGACTTGGCTCGTTCACTCTCTGCGATGGCAGTGCGTGTTGTTGAAGTGATTCCGGGTAAGCCTTATGTGGGGCTTGAGTTGCCAAATATGAGCCGTCAAACGGTGTTCTTCTCAGACGTAGTCGGTAGCCAGCAGTTTATTGATGCCAAATCGCCAACAACCGTTGTAATGGGACAAGACATTGCCGGTGAAGCAGTGATTGCTGATATCGCGAAGATGCCTCACGTGCTGGTGGCTGGTACAACAGGTTCTGGTAAATCGGTAGGTGTGAACGTCATGATCTTGAGTATGTTGTATAAGGCAACACCAGAAGATCTGCGCTTCATTATGATCGACCCTAAAATGCTCGAGCTTTCTATCTATGAAGGTATTCCACATCTATTATCAGAAGTAGTGACCGATATGAAAGACGCATCAAACGCGCTGCGTTGGTGTGTGGGTGAAATGGAACGTCGTTACAAACTGATGTCAGCCTTGGGTGTACGTAACATTAAGGGCTACAACGATAAGCTGAAGATGGCAGCAGAAGCAGGGCACCCAATCCATGATCCATTGTGGCAAGCGGGCGACAGTATGGACCCGGAACCACCATTGCTAGAGAAACTGCCTTATATCGTTGTTGTTGTCGATGAATTTGCTGACTTAATGATGGTAGTCGGCAAGAAAGTTGAAGAATTAATTGCGCGTCTTGCTCAGAAAGCACGTGCAGCAGGTATTCACTTGATCCTAGCGACGCAGCGTCCGTCGGTTGATGTCATCACGGGTTTGATTAAAGCTAACATCCCAACACGTGTAGCCTTTACGGTATCGACTAAAACTGACTCTCGTACTATCTTGGATCAGGGCGGTGCAGAATCGCTGCTAGGCATGGGTGACATGCTTTACTTACCACCTGGTTCAAGCCATACCATTCGTGTTCACGGTGCATTTGCATCGGACGATGATGTTCATGCTGTCGTTAACGACTGGAAAGCGCGCGGCAAGCCGAACTATATTGATGAAATCACCAATGGTGAGCAGACACCTGAAACCCTGCTTCCTGGAGAGAAGATGGAAGGCGACGAAGACGTTGACCCACTGTTTGATCAGGTTGTTGAGCATGTGGTTCAGTCACGTCGCGGTTCGGTATCGGGCGTTCAACGACGCTTTAAGATTGGCTATAACCGCGCAGCTCGTATTGTTGAGCAGTTAGAAGCTCAAGGAATTGTGAGTCCACCAGGGCACAATGGTAACCGTGAAGTATTAGCACCGGCGCCGCCGAAAGAGTAA
- the cysB gene encoding HTH-type transcriptional regulator CysB: protein MKLQQLKYIVEVVNHNLNVSATAESLYTSQPGISKQVRLLEDELGIQIFERSGKHLTQVTQAGEDIVRISQEILARVESIKAVAGEHTHPEMGTLNISTTHTQARYALPDVIKGFTARYPKVSLHMHQGTPSQMSEAVAKGTANFAIATEALHLYQDAIMLPCYHWNRSIVVTKDHPLAQKQNVTIEDLAAYSLVTYVFGFTGRSELDTAFNKVGLTPRVVFTATDADVIKTYVRMGIGVGVIASMAIDAEQDTDLVAIDASHLFGASTTSIGFRRGTFLRSYMYDFMERFAPHLTRPVVEQAISLKSNEEIEEMFKDIELPVR from the coding sequence ATGAAGTTACAACAACTGAAGTACATTGTTGAAGTAGTCAACCACAATCTAAATGTGTCGGCGACGGCTGAGAGTCTCTACACTTCTCAGCCGGGCATCAGTAAGCAGGTTCGTTTACTTGAAGATGAGCTAGGTATTCAGATCTTTGAACGTAGCGGTAAGCACTTAACTCAAGTGACGCAAGCGGGTGAAGATATTGTTCGTATCTCGCAAGAAATTCTTGCCCGTGTAGAGAGTATCAAAGCGGTGGCTGGAGAACATACTCATCCAGAAATGGGTACTCTGAATATCTCAACCACTCACACACAAGCTCGTTATGCACTGCCTGATGTGATTAAAGGCTTCACAGCTCGTTATCCCAAGGTATCGCTTCACATGCACCAAGGTACGCCTAGTCAGATGTCAGAAGCGGTCGCTAAAGGAACGGCTAACTTCGCGATTGCGACAGAAGCACTTCATCTCTATCAAGATGCAATCATGCTGCCGTGTTACCACTGGAATCGCTCAATCGTAGTGACGAAAGATCACCCGCTAGCCCAAAAACAGAACGTAACCATCGAAGACTTAGCAGCATACTCTTTGGTGACGTATGTATTCGGCTTTACTGGTCGTTCAGAACTGGATACCGCCTTTAACAAGGTTGGATTAACACCACGCGTTGTATTTACAGCGACTGATGCCGATGTGATCAAAACTTACGTACGTATGGGCATCGGTGTTGGCGTTATTGCGAGTATGGCGATAGATGCCGAGCAAGATACGGATTTGGTCGCAATAGACGCTAGTCATTTATTCGGCGCAAGTACAACCAGCATTGGCTTCCGTCGTGGTACGTTCTTACGTTCATACATGTATGATTTCATGGAGCGTTTTGCACCACATTTAACGCGCCCTGTCGTTGAACAGGCGATTTCTTTGAAGTCTAACGAAGAAATTGAAGAGATGTTCAAAGACATCGAGCTCCCAGTAAGATAG